CAGCTCCTCACCGAGATGGACGGCTTCGAGGGCAATACGGGCATCATCATCATCGCGGCAACCAACCGTCCTGATGTACTGGATGCGGCGCTGCTGCGTCCTGGTCGCTTTGACCGTCAGGTAGTGGTTGATCGCCCCGACTATGCTGGACGTTTGGAAGTTCTTAACGTTCACGCACGGGGTAAGACCCTCTCGAAGGATGTGGACCTGGAGAAGATTGCGCGACGCACGCCTGGTTTTACGGGTGCGGATCTGGCAAACTTGCTGAATGAAGCAGCCATCCTCGCAGCACGACGTAACCTCACCGAAATTTCGATGGATGAAGTCAACGATGCGATCGATCGCGTCCTGGCAGGTCCAGAGAAGAAGGATCGCGTCATGAGCGAGAAGCGCAAAACGCTGGTGGCATACCACGAAGCTGGACACGCTCTGGTGGGTGCCCTGATGCCGGATTATGACCCGGTACAGAAGATCAGCATTATTCCTCGCGGACGGGCAGGCGGTTTAACCTGGTTCACGCCCAGCGAAGACCGGATGGATTCGGGCTTATACTCCCGCTCCTACCTGCAAAACCAGATGGCAGTTGCCCTGGGCGGACGCATCGCTGAGGAACTGGTGTTCGGCGAAGAGGAAGTCACGACGGGAGCTTCTAATGACCTGCAACAGGTTGCCCGTGTTGCCCGTCAGATGGTGACTCGCTTCGGCATGAGCGATCGTCTGGGTCCGGTGGCGCTGGGTCGCTCTCAGGGTGGCATGTTCCTCGGACGCGACATCATGGCAGAGCGCGATTTCTCTGAAGAAACGGCAGCGGCGATCGATGACGAAGTGCGGAATCTGGTAGACCAGGCATATCGTCGGGCGAAGCAAGTCCTGCAAGAAAACCGCGCCGTTCTGAACACGCTGTCAGAGATGCTGATCGAGCGGGAAACCGTAGACGCGGAAGAACTGCAAGAACTGCTGGCAACCAGCGATGTAAAAGTGGCAGCGATTCCTTAAGGCGATCGGATTCCACGTTGTGAATTGAATAGTTTGAATTAGGGGGCGGTTTGACCGTCCTCTTTTTTGTTTGTGGAGGCGATTTTGATGGTCAGTCGAATTCAGTCATCTAGGGGGCTGCGAACTCCTCTTCCACCTCGATTGAGGACATGAGTATAGATCATCGTCGTCTTGACATCTTTATGTCCAAGCAGTTCTTGCACAGTGCGAATGTCGTAGCCCGCTTCAAGCAAATGCGTTGCAAAACAATGCCGAAAGGTATGACATCCCACTCGCTTTGTAATCCCCGTCGATTGCACTGCTCGCTTCAATGC
This is a stretch of genomic DNA from Leptolyngbya ohadii IS1. It encodes these proteins:
- the ftsH3 gene encoding ATP-dependent zinc metalloprotease FtsH3, translated to MNNKRWRNAGLYALLIIVVLFLATTLIERQPQTATTWKYSQFIDRVDSGQVEKVMISADRTKALAQTSDGQRIAVNLPNDPGLLDILQTNGVDIAVSRQADDNILARVLSTLLIPFLLLVVLFFVLRRAQSGPGSQAMNFGKSKARVQMEPQTQVTFSDVAGIEQAKLELAEVVDFLKNADRFTAVGAKIPKGVLLVGPPGTGKTLLAKAVAGEAGVPFFSISGSEFVEMFVGVGASRVRDLFEQAKANAPCIVFIDEIDAVGRQRGAGLGGGNDEREQTLNQLLTEMDGFEGNTGIIIIAATNRPDVLDAALLRPGRFDRQVVVDRPDYAGRLEVLNVHARGKTLSKDVDLEKIARRTPGFTGADLANLLNEAAILAARRNLTEISMDEVNDAIDRVLAGPEKKDRVMSEKRKTLVAYHEAGHALVGALMPDYDPVQKISIIPRGRAGGLTWFTPSEDRMDSGLYSRSYLQNQMAVALGGRIAEELVFGEEEVTTGASNDLQQVARVARQMVTRFGMSDRLGPVALGRSQGGMFLGRDIMAERDFSEETAAAIDDEVRNLVDQAYRRAKQVLQENRAVLNTLSEMLIERETVDAEELQELLATSDVKVAAIP